A single Rubinisphaera italica DNA region contains:
- the cysC gene encoding adenylyl-sulfate kinase: protein MTDQKATNVTWHDHTVTKVERRKLMGHKSAILWFTGLSGAGKSTVANTVDHLMHEKGIHTYVLDGDNVRMGLNKNLGFSADDRTENIRRIGEVAKLFSDAGIFVLTAFISPYRADRDRVREIMGEGEFIEVYVNASLATCEERDPKGLYKKARAGEIKGFTGIDDPYEEPAKAEITLDADTKSIDELAQEVVAYLDANGYLSA, encoded by the coding sequence ATGACTGATCAGAAAGCTACGAACGTTACCTGGCACGACCACACAGTGACAAAAGTCGAGCGACGCAAATTGATGGGGCACAAAAGTGCCATCTTGTGGTTTACTGGATTGAGCGGAGCTGGCAAAAGTACTGTCGCAAACACTGTCGATCACCTCATGCACGAGAAGGGAATTCACACTTACGTGCTCGATGGCGACAATGTTCGTATGGGGCTCAACAAAAACCTCGGCTTCTCTGCAGATGACCGAACCGAAAATATTCGCCGAATTGGTGAAGTGGCCAAGCTCTTCAGCGATGCCGGCATTTTCGTGCTGACGGCTTTCATCTCTCCCTACCGTGCCGACCGCGACCGCGTTCGCGAAATTATGGGCGAAGGCGAATTCATCGAAGTCTATGTGAATGCGTCACTGGCAACCTGTGAAGAACGTGACCCTAAAGGTTTGTACAAGAAGGCTCGTGCAGGCGAAATCAAAGGGTTTACAGGTATCGATGACCCTTACGAAGAACCAGCCAAAGCCGAAATTACTCTCGATGCCGATACAAAAAGCATCGACGAACTGGCTCAGGAAGTTGTCGCCTACCTCGACGCCAATGGCTATCTCTCTGCGTAA
- the waaF gene encoding lipopolysaccharide heptosyltransferase II, whose protein sequence is MSDSRIVKLFNEIDPKRIVIIKPSALGDVVQTLPLLPVLKKRFPNATIDWVIRSELAGLIEGHPDLNQVLIYYRKGTLTDNFNLLKQIWRQRYDLTLDLQGLFRTGLMTAATRSRLRIGLETAREYSHLTCHGLLPETDKQVPAHARYWKVAEALGESGPAPSITLGFEPADRQVVDDLINEIPQPFFVIHPGAMWVTKRWPIASFAEIALRTCKEYGMSLVVVGTASEKQDAESICQFVRQKSPHQQVLNLAGKTSLKQLALVLQAAEIVLTNDSGPMHLAAGMGTPVVGIFTCTSKERSGPPGEHHQLIQAQVPCAASYRKECPMKGSANMQCMSAVSIFQVWSSMQKAIQKNHLGNRVA, encoded by the coding sequence ATGTCTGATTCGCGGATCGTCAAACTGTTCAATGAGATCGACCCGAAACGGATTGTGATCATCAAGCCGAGTGCTCTGGGAGATGTTGTTCAGACATTGCCTTTATTGCCGGTCCTGAAAAAGCGTTTTCCGAATGCGACCATCGACTGGGTGATCCGCAGTGAACTGGCGGGCCTGATCGAAGGGCATCCCGATTTGAATCAGGTGCTGATTTATTATCGCAAAGGAACATTGACTGATAACTTCAATCTCCTGAAACAAATCTGGAGACAACGCTATGATTTAACACTCGATTTGCAGGGGCTATTTCGGACAGGATTAATGACAGCCGCGACCCGCTCGCGACTTCGCATTGGTCTCGAAACGGCTCGCGAGTATTCTCATCTAACCTGTCATGGATTGTTACCCGAAACAGATAAACAAGTTCCCGCACATGCCCGTTACTGGAAAGTTGCAGAAGCGCTCGGGGAATCCGGTCCCGCTCCATCAATTACACTGGGATTTGAACCAGCCGATCGACAAGTCGTCGATGATCTGATCAACGAAATCCCGCAGCCATTTTTTGTAATTCACCCCGGAGCGATGTGGGTAACAAAACGCTGGCCGATTGCCTCGTTTGCAGAAATCGCATTACGCACATGCAAAGAATACGGCATGTCGCTGGTTGTCGTCGGGACCGCAAGCGAGAAACAGGACGCGGAAAGCATCTGTCAGTTTGTCCGGCAGAAATCACCTCATCAGCAAGTTTTGAATCTGGCAGGTAAGACCTCACTCAAACAACTGGCATTGGTTCTACAGGCCGCGGAAATAGTTTTGACGAATGATTCCGGACCCATGCATCTGGCAGCAGGTATGGGAACTCCGGTCGTCGGTATCTTCACCTGCACTTCAAAAGAACGCTCCGGGCCACCGGGCGAGCATCATCAGTTGATTCAGGCTCAGGTTCCCTGTGCCGCCAGTTATCGGAAAGAATGTCCAATGAAAGGATCCGCGAACATGCAGTGCATGTCCGCAGTCTCCATTTTTCAGGTCTGGTCGAGCATGCAGAAAGCGATTCAGAAGAATCATCTCGGCAACCGAGTTGCTTAA